From the genome of Argentina anserina chromosome 4, drPotAnse1.1, whole genome shotgun sequence, one region includes:
- the LOC126790222 gene encoding 30S ribosomal protein S1, chloroplastic → MASLAQQFTGLRCSPLSTSRLSKPFSPTQTKTTLLPIVSASVISNAQTKERLKLKEIFEDAQERCRTAPMEGVSFNLDSFYSALEKYDFNSEIGTKVKGVIFHTDNKGALVDITAKSSAHLKVEDACMHKIKHVEEVGLVPGVKEEFVIIGENEDDDSLILSLKTIQFELAWERCRQLQAEDVVVKGRVVGANKGGVVAVVEGLRGFVPFSQLSTKSTAEELIEKDIPLKFVEVDEEQSRLVLSNRKAMADNQAQLGIGSVVLGTVQSLKPYGAFIDIGGINGLLHVSQISHDRVSDIATVLQPGDSLKVMILSHDRERGRVSLSTKKLEPTPGDMIRNPTLVFEKAEEMAQTFRQRIAQAEAMARADMLRFQPESGLTLNSDGILGPVTSDLPIEGLDLSDVPPA, encoded by the exons atgGCGTCTTTGGCTCAGCAATTCACAGGCTTGAGATGCTCCCCTCTCTCAACCTCTCGGCTCTCAAAGCCCTTCTCTCCCACCCAAACCAAGACCACTCTTCTCCCCATTGTCTCTGCTTCTGTCATCTCCAATGCTCAGACCAAAGAGCGCCTCAAGCTCAAGGAAATCTTCGAAGACGCCCAAGAACGCTGTCGTACTGCTCCAATGGAAGGCGTCTCCTTCAACCTCGACTCTTTCTACTCTGCCCTTGAAAAGTACGACTTCAACTCCGAGATTGGTACCAAG GTGAAGGGTGTGATATTCCATACAGATAACAAGGGGGCATTAGTCGACATTACTGCAAAGTCTTCGGCGCATTTGAAGGTGGAAGATGCATGTATGCACAAGATAAAGCATGTCGAAGAAGTGGGGTTGGTTCCCGGTGTGAAAGAGGAGTTCGTGATTATAGGCGAAAATGAGGATGATGACAGCTTGATCTTGAGCTTGAAGACTATCCAGTTTGAGCTTGCGTGGGAGAGGTGTAGGCAGCTCCAAGCTGAGGACGTTGTTGTCAAGGGTAGG GTTGTTGGTGCAAACAAAGGTGGAGTGGTGGCTGTGGTGGAAGGCCTTCGCGGTTTTGTTCCTTTCTCACAATTATCAACA AAATCAACTGCGGAAGAGCTCATTGAGAAGGATATCCCTCTGAAGTTTGTGGAGGTTGATGAGGAACAGTCGAGGCTTGTCCTCAGTAACCGCAAGGCCATGGCAGACAATCAAGCACAACTAGGAATTGGATCAGTTGTCCTTGGAACTGTGCAGAGCCTGAAGCCATATGGTGCATTTATTGACATTGGTGGAATAAACGGCCTCCTTCATGTTAGTCAGATCAGTCATGACCGAGTATCTGATATTGCAACAGTTCTCCAACCTGGTGATTCTCTCAAG GTCATGATATTGAGCCATGACCGTGAGAGAGGCCGTGTGAGTCTATCTACTAAGAAGCTTGAACCGACTCCTGGTGACATGATTCGCAATCCTACCCTCGTTTTTGAGAAG GCAGAAGAGATGGCTCAGACATTCCGGCAGAGAATTGCTCAAGCAGAGGCTATGGCTCGTGCAGACATGCTTCGTTTCCAGCCAGAG AGTGGTTTAACCCTCAACTCTGATGGAATCTTAGGCCCAGTTACTTCAGACCTGCCAATAGAGGGTTTAGATTTGAGTGATGTGCCACCAGCATAG